From a region of the Methanolinea sp. genome:
- a CDS encoding HesA/MoeB/ThiF family protein produces MLNEKEAKRYSRQIASIGEEGQERLKSAHVVLAGAGGLGCPAAAYLCAAGVGRLTIIDPDQVELTNLNRQILHWEKDIGRHKVISVREKLEAMNRGVTIEDLCETVTMQNAPELTGQASLIIDALDNFPARYALNQAALQNGIPCVHGAVCGFDGHVTTVIPGRTACLQCIFPDPPGGSDIPVIGTTAGIIGLLQAHEAIKLITGIGTVLENRLLIWDGRDSSVTIMHLDRDPECSVCGNNSYYARRTGETQ; encoded by the coding sequence ATGCTGAACGAGAAGGAGGCAAAGCGGTATTCCCGCCAGATAGCATCCATTGGCGAAGAAGGGCAGGAAAGGCTGAAATCGGCACACGTTGTCCTTGCCGGGGCAGGCGGTCTTGGCTGCCCTGCCGCTGCATACCTCTGCGCCGCAGGTGTCGGCCGCCTGACCATTATTGATCCCGACCAGGTGGAGCTGACGAACCTGAACCGGCAGATCCTCCACTGGGAAAAGGATATCGGACGGCACAAAGTGATCTCGGTGCGTGAGAAACTTGAGGCGATGAATCGGGGGGTGACTATCGAGGATCTCTGCGAGACTGTCACCATGCAGAATGCGCCAGAACTGACAGGGCAGGCCTCGCTCATCATCGATGCGCTCGATAACTTTCCCGCACGCTATGCCCTGAACCAGGCAGCCCTTCAAAACGGCATTCCCTGCGTCCATGGGGCCGTGTGCGGCTTTGACGGGCACGTCACCACCGTAATACCGGGCCGGACAGCATGCCTGCAATGCATCTTCCCTGATCCGCCCGGCGGATCCGATATTCCGGTCATCGGCACGACAGCCGGAATAATCGGGCTCCTGCAGGCGCATGAGGCGATAAAATTAATTACCGGGATAGGCACGGTGCTCGAAAACCGCCTGCTGATCTGGGATGGGAGGGACTCCTCGGTCACTATCATGCACCTTGACCGGGACCCGGAATGCAGTGTATGCGGGAATAATTCTTATTATGCGAGAAGGACTGGTGAGACGCAGTGA
- the rnc gene encoding ribonuclease III, translating to MNTSMEIDGDRIRLLRDFLSSPPIRRRRVDDRALGRYHEALVHRSFIRECGKPGSSDNERLEFLGDRVLNLVVAEFLYWTYPEPEGELTARMEWTENRNLARAVSALAIGFEDLVLVGSNQEKTPRIIAGAFEAFVAALYLDLGMARTKAIIVELMSGSIREYRTDRNYKKMLQEHFQKQNRSLPTYLLEDRSGTPHHPSFTYVVTVDAEIIGKGVGRSKAEATQNAARQALNRLNGTHED from the coding sequence ATGAACACTTCCATGGAAATCGATGGTGATCGGATTCGGCTGCTGCGTGATTTTCTCTCAAGCCCACCAATACGACGAAGGAGGGTTGATGACAGGGCTCTTGGAAGGTATCATGAGGCGCTGGTTCATCGCTCGTTTATCCGGGAGTGCGGCAAACCAGGTTCCAGTGACAACGAGCGTCTGGAATTTCTCGGGGACAGGGTTCTAAACCTGGTCGTTGCGGAGTTCCTGTACTGGACCTACCCGGAACCTGAAGGTGAACTGACCGCACGGATGGAATGGACCGAGAACCGCAACCTTGCACGTGCTGTCAGCGCTCTTGCTATCGGATTTGAAGACCTTGTCCTGGTGGGAAGTAACCAGGAAAAGACCCCCCGCATCATTGCCGGTGCGTTCGAGGCCTTCGTAGCCGCACTCTACCTTGACCTTGGAATGGCCCGGACGAAAGCCATCATCGTGGAGCTGATGTCTGGTAGTATACGGGAATATCGGACCGACCGCAACTATAAAAAGATGCTCCAGGAACATTTCCAGAAGCAGAACCGCTCCCTGCCCACCTACCTCCTCGAGGATCGATCAGGAACCCCCCACCATCCCAGCTTCACGTATGTTGTCACCGTGGACGCGGAGATTATCGGAAAGGGAGTGGGGCGCTCTAAGGCCGAAGCAACCCAGAACGCTGCACGGCAGGCCCTCAACAGGCTGAACGGGACCCACGAGGATTAG
- a CDS encoding phosphate-starvation-inducible PsiE family protein yields the protein MLEYINKFERGVYYVLMVLLAGVIFFGVLELLIILFSALFSDLSYRLGNHEILQIFGYFLLILIGIELLETIKAYLLKNEIQVEIIVLVAIIAVARKIILLDPFIEGLEELNANVMIALGVVIIALSASYYLIRRTSPR from the coding sequence GTGCTCGAATACATCAATAAATTTGAACGGGGTGTCTATTACGTCCTGATGGTCCTTCTTGCCGGGGTCATCTTCTTTGGCGTCCTTGAACTCCTCATTATCCTTTTTTCTGCACTTTTCTCCGATCTCTCGTATCGTCTCGGGAACCACGAGATTCTCCAGATCTTCGGGTATTTCCTTCTCATCCTCATCGGGATCGAGCTCCTGGAGACGATAAAGGCATATCTCCTCAAGAATGAGATCCAGGTCGAGATAATTGTCCTCGTAGCTATCATTGCAGTGGCCAGAAAGATCATCCTCCTCGATCCGTTCATTGAGGGATTAGAAGAGCTCAATGCCAATGTCATGATCGCCCTGGGGGTGGTAATCATCGCCCTGTCGGCCTCGTACTACCTGATCCGGAGGACATCCCCCAGGTAG
- a CDS encoding universal stress protein: protein MFRKILVAVDGSPITRNVLTAAADLARHYHAELHCIYIIETGWSEEEIARELVIREVEEESGIMLAGFERELARMGVQAVMHLKRGHPGESILAAADDIGADLIVIGSVGKGHISRMLSGSVSTHVFSHSPVATLVVRP, encoded by the coding sequence GTGTTCCGGAAAATTCTCGTCGCTGTTGATGGGTCACCCATAACCAGAAACGTACTTACTGCGGCGGCCGACCTGGCAAGGCATTACCATGCGGAACTCCACTGTATTTACATCATCGAAACCGGGTGGTCCGAAGAGGAGATCGCCCGTGAACTGGTCATCCGCGAAGTTGAAGAAGAGTCAGGGATCATGCTCGCAGGTTTTGAGAGAGAACTTGCCAGGATGGGTGTACAGGCGGTCATGCACCTGAAACGCGGGCACCCTGGCGAATCCATCCTCGCGGCAGCAGATGATATCGGCGCCGACCTGATCGTGATCGGCTCGGTAGGCAAAGGCCACATCTCACGCATGCTCTCCGGGAGCGTCAGCACGCACGTGTTCAGCCATAGCCCGGTGGCAACCCTCGTTGTCCGGCCCTGA
- a CDS encoding MoaD/ThiS family protein encodes MKVVVRAFARFREVIGDVNTLDIPEGSGIQDLLIALAARSGESRDLLFDEEGMIRDNIIVMLNRRRLARTAFALTVLSEEDEVAIYPPVAGG; translated from the coding sequence GTGAAAGTCGTGGTACGGGCATTCGCACGCTTCCGCGAAGTCATCGGTGATGTGAATACACTCGATATCCCGGAAGGATCGGGAATCCAGGATCTCCTTATAGCTCTCGCAGCACGATCGGGCGAGAGCAGGGATCTCCTGTTTGATGAGGAGGGAATGATTCGGGATAACATCATCGTCATGCTCAACAGGAGACGGTTAGCCCGGACCGCATTTGCACTCACCGTTCTATCCGAAGAGGATGAAGTGGCAATCTACCCTCCTGTTGCAGGGGGCTGA
- the larE gene encoding ATP-dependent sacrificial sulfur transferase LarE translates to MYFLKLHELPGEARMVNAMSSISEKERALRDYLSKQKRVIVLYSGGVDSALLAVIARDELGECARVILLDSPLLSRRQFREARERASALGIPLHIIPFPILDDPGFRQNLKDRCYRCKKRSSWILREALGADTAAVVDGVNTSDLQEFRPGLRACEEEGILHPYVECGISKNDIREIARSLGLSFWNHPSSACLASRVVYGEELTDSTLLAIETGEELLHSFGLSQVRLRSHGDLARIEVLPPEFPIVLRFRKEIAEGLRRAGYRYSTLDIEGFRSGSMDEGSVGKEYVKKSQQNPYRLG, encoded by the coding sequence ATGTATTTCCTGAAGCTCCACGAACTGCCGGGCGAAGCCCGGATGGTCAATGCGATGTCATCGATATCAGAAAAAGAGCGGGCGTTGCGGGACTACCTCTCAAAACAGAAACGGGTCATCGTCTTATACTCAGGCGGTGTTGACAGTGCGCTGCTTGCAGTGATAGCACGCGATGAACTTGGTGAGTGTGCCCGCGTCATCCTTCTGGATTCACCCCTCCTTTCCAGGCGGCAGTTCAGGGAAGCACGGGAGCGGGCATCAGCCCTCGGCATCCCCCTGCACATCATTCCCTTCCCTATCCTCGACGACCCGGGGTTCAGGCAGAACCTGAAAGACCGTTGTTACCGGTGCAAGAAACGATCCAGCTGGATTCTGCGAGAAGCGCTGGGTGCAGATACTGCTGCGGTGGTCGACGGTGTAAATACCAGCGATCTCCAGGAATTCCGTCCAGGCCTCCGGGCCTGTGAAGAAGAAGGGATACTCCACCCGTATGTTGAATGCGGTATTTCCAAGAACGATATCCGTGAAATCGCCCGGTCACTCGGGCTTTCCTTCTGGAACCACCCTTCATCGGCGTGCCTCGCATCAAGGGTAGTATATGGTGAAGAGCTGACCGACAGCACGCTGCTCGCCATCGAGACGGGAGAGGAACTCCTCCACTCCTTCGGGCTCTCCCAGGTCCGGCTCCGGTCCCATGGAGACCTGGCCCGGATAGAAGTCCTCCCCCCGGAATTTCCAATCGTGCTCAGGTTCCGGAAAGAAATCGCAGAAGGACTGAGGAGAGCCGGGTACCGGTACAGCACCCTTGACATCGAAGGCTTCCGGAGCGGCAGCATGGATGAAGGCAGTGTGGGAAAAGAATATGTGAAAAAGAGCCAACAAAACCCATACAGGTTGGGTTGA